The Rhinopithecus roxellana isolate Shanxi Qingling chromosome 14, ASM756505v1, whole genome shotgun sequence genome includes a window with the following:
- the SCG2 gene encoding secretogranin-2, which produces MAEAKTHWLGAVLSLIPLIFLISGAEAASFQRNQLLQKEPDLRLENVQKFPSPEMIRALEYIEKLRQQAHKEESSPDYNPYQGVSVPLQQKENGDESHLPERDSLSEEDWMRIILEALRQVENEPQSVPKENKLYALNSEKNFPIDMSDDYETQQWPERKLKHMQFPPIYEENSRDNPFKRTNEIVEEQYTPQSLATLESVFQELGKLTGPNNQKRERMDEEQKLYTDDEDDIYKANNIAYEDVVGGEDWNPVEEKIESQTQEEVRDSKENTEKNEQINDEVKRSGQLGIQEEDIRKESKDQLSDDVSKVITYLKRLVNAAGSGRLQNGQNGERAIRLFEKPLDSQSIYQLIEISRNLQIPPEDLIEMLKTGEKPNGSVEPERELDLPVDLDDISEADLDHPDLFQNKMLSKSGYPKTAGRAGTEALPDGLSVEDILNLLGMESAANQKTSYFPNPYNQEKVLPRLPYGPGRSRSNQLPKPAWMPYVENRQMAYENQNDKDQELGEYLARMLVKYPEIINSNQVKRVPGQGSSEDDLQEEEQIEQAIKEHLNQGSSQETDKLASVSKRFPVGPPKNDDTPNRQYLDEDLLMKVLEYLNQEKAEKGREHIAKRAMENM; this is translated from the coding sequence ATGGCTGAAGcaaagacccactggcttggagcAGTCCTGTCTCTTATCCCTTTAATTTTCCTCATCTCTGGGGCTGAAGCAGCTTCATTTCAGAGAAACCAGCTGCTTCAGAAAGAACCAGACCTCAGATTGGAAAATGTCCAAAAGTTTCCCAGTCCTGAAATGATCAGGGCTTTGGAGTACATAGAAAAGCTCCGGCAACAGGCTCATAAGGAAGAAAGCAGCCCAGATTATAATCCCTACCAAGGTGTCTCTGTCCCCcttcagcaaaaagaaaatggcGATGAAAGTCATTTGCCCGAGAGAGATTCACTGAGTGAAGAAGACTGGATGAGAATAATACTCGAAGCTTTGAGACAGGTTGAAAATGAGCCTCAGTCTGtaccaaaagaaaataagctcTATGCCTTGAATTCAGAAAAGAACTTTCCAATAGACATGAGTGATGATTATGAGACACAGCAGTGGCCAGAAAGAAAGCTCAAGCACATGCAATTCCCTCCTATATATGAAGAGAATTCCAGGGATAACCCCTTTAAACGCACAAATGAAATAGTGGAGGAACAATATACTCCTCAAAGTCTTGCTACATTGGAATCTGTCTTCCAAGAGCTGGGGAAACTGACAGGACCAAACAACCAGAAACGTGAGAGGATGGATGAGGAGCAAAAACTTTATACAGATGATGAAGATGATATCTACAAGGCTAATAACATTGCCTATGAAGATGTGGTGGGGGGAGAAGATTGGAACCCAGTAGAGGAGAAAATAGAGAGTCAAACCCAGGAAGAGGTGAGAGACAGCaaagagaatacagaaaaaaatgaacaaatcaacGATGAGGTGAAACGCTCAGGGCAGCTTGGCATCCAGGAAGAAGATATTCGGAAAGAGAGTAAAGACCAACTCTCAGATGATGTCTCCAAAGTAATTACTTATTTGAAAAGGTTAGTAAATGCTGCAGGAAGTGGGAGGTTACAGAATGGGCAAAATGGGGAAAGGGCCATCAGGCTTTTTGAAAAACCTCTTGATTCTCAGTCTATTTATCAGCTGATTGAAATCTCAAGGAATTTACAGATACCCCCGGAAGACTTAATTGAGATGCTCAAAACTGGGGAGAAGCCTAATGGATCAGTGGAACCGGAGCGGGAGCTTGACCTTCCTGTTGACCTAGACGACATCTCAGAGGCTGACTTAGACCATCCAGACCTGTTCCAAAATAAGATGCTCTCCAAGAGTGGCTACCCTAAAACGGCTGGTCGTGCTGGGACTGAGGCCCTACCAGATGGGCTCAGTGTTGAggatattttaaatcttttaggGATGGAGAGTGCAGCAAATCAGAAAACTTCATATTTTCCCAATCCATATAACCAGGAAAAAGTTCTGCCAAGGCTCCCTTATGGTCCTGGAAGATCTAGATCGAACCAGCTTCCCAAACCTGCCTGGATGCCATATGTTGAAAACAGACAGATGGCATATGAAAACCAGAATGACAAGGATCAAGAATTAGGTGAGTACTTGGCCAGGATGCTAGTTAAATACCCTGAGATCATTAATTCAAACCAAGTGAAGCGAGTTCCTGGTCAAGGCTCATCTGAAGATGACCTACAGGAAGAGGAACAAATTGAGCAGGCCATCAAAGAGCATTTGAATCAAGGCAGCTCTCAGGAGACTGACAAGCTGGCCTCGGTGAGCAAAAGGTTCCCTGTGGGGCCCCCGAAGAATGATGATACTCCAAATAGGCAGTACTTGGATGAAGATCTGTTAATGAAAGTGCTGGAATACCTCAAccaagaaaaggcagaaaagggaAGGGAGCATATTGCTAAGAGAGCAATGGAAAATATGTAA